One Phaseolus vulgaris cultivar G19833 chromosome 4, P. vulgaris v2.0, whole genome shotgun sequence DNA window includes the following coding sequences:
- the LOC137838114 gene encoding ninja-family protein mc410: MEDESGLELSLGLSCGGSSAKPKGKNGSSSDTRAEEVGRGGKMVDDFKSMFDNAPQKPESISGTRKTDSTKPEENFFNDLSKAKEENASLNLNGRGFLVAKNSKPLEIEDEKRSEAANKRKMSFDEIRIQKKHDSDVHHADLHERARTSHISITEEGSTAENEDVADSETENSTSRPISHHSDGSKGFIRVGSSSDAAKEVRGSADSNATDFNGQKRFNGSSEKDFKHTNMNYSASFSVQPVNMMNVSYPSSVQDSSPVGAPGPQIHGVMHVMPAATGDRAGAQSVNNGSLPVMFGYPPVQLPMLEDQPWGLVSRPQQLHSYVGRAPTNPAALQVISNNISEAIPYEGRPLDRSKGDGKQRVTEEGPSSQPEDVKGRNTSLRAKDISDVSAGEGSIIDFSNIKPGLAADVKFGGCGSYPNLPWVSTSGSGPNGRTISGVTYRYSTNQVRIVCACHGSHMTPEEFVRHANEDQAAAEGSGVLGTVANGNPAASSHG; encoded by the exons ATGGAGGATGAGAGTGGGCTTGAGCTCAGCTTGGGTTTGTCTTGTGGGGGCTCGTCTGCCAAACCCAAGGGTAAGAATGGTAGCTCCTCAGATACTAGGGCTGAAGAAGTTGGTAGAGGTGGCAAAATGGTGGATGACTTTAAGAGCATGTTTGACAATGCTCCTCAGAAGCCAGAATCTATTAGTGGGACGCGAAAAACTGATTCCACAAAGCCTGAGGAGAACTTCTTTAATGACCTTTCTAAGGCCAAAGAAGAGAATGCTTCTTTGAATTTAAATGGTAGAGGATTTCTGGTAGCAAAGAATAGTAAACCTCTTGAGATTGAAGATGAAAAACGGTCAGAGGCAGCAAATAAGCGGAAAATGTCTTTTGATGAGATACGTATTCAGAAGAAGCATGACAGTGATGTCCACCACGCTGATTTGCATGAGAGGGCTAGAACATCTCATATTTCTATAACAGAGGAAGGTTCAACTGCAGAAAATGAAGATGTGGCTGACTCTGAAACTGAGAACTCCACCTCCAGGCCCATCTCACACCACAGTGATGGTTCCAAAGGATTCATCAGAGTTGGTTCTTCTTCTGATGCTGCAAAAGAGGTTCGTGGAAGTGCTGACTCAAATGCTACTGACTTTAATGGGCAGAAGAGGTTTAATGGGTCATCAGAAAAAGACTTTAAGCACACAAACATGAACTACAGTGCTTCCTTTTCTGTTCAACCTGTAAATATGATGAATGTATCTTACCCTTCTTCAGTACAAGACTCTAGCCCTGTTGGGGCACCAGGCCCTCAGATACATGGAGTGATGCATGTAATGCCTGCTGCAACAGGTGATCGCGCAGGAGCCCAATCAGTGAATAATGGGAGCCTGCCGGTGATGTTTGGATATCCGCCTGTTCAGCTTCCCATGTTGGAGGACCAACCATGGGGTTTGGTTTCTCGTCCTCAGCAATTACACTCTTATGTTGGCAGGGCTCCAACTAACCCAG CTGCACTCCAAGTAATCTCTAACAACATATCCGAGGCCATACCATACGAAGGAAGGCCATTAGATCGTTCCAAAGGAGATGGTAAACAGCGTGTCACTGAAGAAGGCCCCTCTTCACAACCTGAAGATGTGAAAGGAAGAAACACAAGCCTTAGGGCCAAAGATATATCAGACGTATCAGCAGGAGAAGGTTCTATCATtgatttttcaaatattaagCCCGGTCTTGCTGCAGATGTTAAATTTGGTGGATGTGGTTCCTATCCAAATCTTCCTTGGGTATCCACCTCAGGTTCAGGTCCAAATGGCAGGACAATATCTGGTGTTACTTACCGATATAGCACTAACCAAGTTAGAATTGTGTGTGCTTGCCATGGTTCTCACATGACCCCTGAGGAGTTTGTTCGCCATGCAAACGAAGACCAAGCAGCTGCAGAGGGCAGTGGAGTTTTGGGAACAGTAGCAAACGGCAATCCTGCTGCCTCTTCCCATGGATAG
- the LOC137838115 gene encoding E3 ubiquitin-protein ligase ATL42, producing MNQLGVILFVLSILFLQVRAQSTAPSGDAVSNFQPSLAVVIGILGVMFLLTFFLLMYAKFCQHRGSSASLGNQENLPTFVRSRSRFSGIDKTVIESLPFFRFSSLKGSKEGLECAVCLSKFEDVEVLRLLPKCKHAFHIDCIDHWLERHSSCPICRHKVNPEDHTTFTYSNSLRRLANQSGLGEESNLDIFVQREEEHHGSSRFSVGSSFRKMGKGVKEEELLIQKGAEDSDGNQKGYHKHNHMITISDVVFKHRWSNVSSSDLMFLNSEMLNATSSNRFSNFESNADLMSTPREVVENEQIKNIKEEMERKISFESKVSALNNIKSVSEKDPPFTSDSAGNSSHAPKYVNPGEKRSISEITGVSRFGDLGMKMRVFKDSSSVQNNLKEERMRQIWFPIAKRTAQWFVNRETRSQQSLDKQLPLDL from the coding sequence ATGAATCAGCTTGGTGTTATCCtttttgttctttcaatcttgtTCCTACAAGTTAGAGCACAGAGTACTGCACCTTCAGGAGATGCTGTGTCCAATTTCCAGCCAAGCCTTGCTGTTGTCATAGGAATCCTTGGTGTCATGTTTCTACTGACATTCTTTCTTCTCATGTATGCAAAATTCTGTCAACACCGCGGCTCTTCAGCTTCTCTTGGGAACCAAGAAAATCTACCAACTTTTGTGAGATCAAGGTCTAGATTTTCAGGAATTGACAAGACTGTCATAGAATCACTCCCCTTCTTTAGATTCTCTTCACTCAAAGGGTCAAAGGAAGGGCTGGAGTGTGCAGTGTGCTTATCAAAGTTTGAAGATGTTGAAGTTCTCAGACTTCTACCAAAGTGCAAGCATGCTTTTCATATTGATTGCATAGACCACTGGCTTGAAAGGCACTCTAGCTGTCCTATTTGCAGGCACAAGGTCAACCCTGAGGACCACACTACCTTCACATATTCAAACAGTTTAAGGAGGCTAGCAAACCAATCAGGTCTAGGTGAAGAATCTAACTTAGACATCTTTGTCCAGAGAGAAGAAGAGCATCATGGTTCATCAAGATTCAGTGTTGGAAGCAGCTTTCGGAAAATGGGAAAGGGTGTCAAGGAAGAAGAATTGCTCATCCAAAAAGGGGCAGAAGATAGTGATGGTAACCAGAAGGGGTATCATAAACACAACCACATGATTACTATATCTGATGTTGTGTTCAAGCACAGGTGGAGCAACGTGAGTTCTTCAGACCTTATGTTTTTGAATTCAGAGATGCTGAATGCTACATCAAGCAACAGATTCAGCAACTTCGAATCAAATGCAGACTTGATGTCAACCCCCAGAGAGGTGGTAGAAAATGAGCAAATTAAGAACATCAAGGAGGAGATGGAGAGGAAAATTTCCTTCGAGAGCAAAGTTAGTGCACTAAACAACATCAAATCAGTTTCAGAAAAGGATCCTCCTTTTACATCAGATTCTGCAGGAAACTCAAGTCATGCACCAAAGTATGTGAACCCTGGTGAGAAAAGGTCAATATCAGAAATCACTGGTGTCTCTAGATTTGGAGACTTAGGCATGAAAATGAGGGTCTTCAAGGACTCTTCTTCTGTTCAAAACAACCTTAAAGAGGAAAGAATGAGGCAGATTTGGTTTCCAATAGCTAAAAGAACAGCTCAATGGTTTGTGAATAGAGAAACAAGGTCTCAGCAATCTCTGGATAAACAACTACCATTAGATCTATAA